In the genome of Desulfolucanica intricata, the window TAAACTGCGATCAAAGCCAATATCCCTGGCCGGCCACGCCGGTACCGCCTCAATTTCAGCACTGATAAAATCTTCCTCTATTGTACCATAAGTAGAATACAAATACTCCAAAACAACATGCTTAACTTTTTCTTTTATATCCTGATCTATAACCGGCAAACTACCGCAAAGAATATTCAGTGACTCTCCGGTGACAGCCTCATTCATCTTTTTTTCCATTTGCTCCTTAGCCAGATGGGGTAAGAGATCCGTAATTGTAAAAACTGTGTCGCCTTCATCCTCACCTATTACTATATTTACCATAGTTCCATCATTTTTAACAACTATGCCGTGTAAAGCCAGGGGTATAGACGTCCACTGGTATTTTTTTATTCCCCCGTAATAGTGAGTTTTCATGAGGGCCAGTCCCTCTTTCTCATAAAAAGGCTGCGGTTTTAAATCCAAACGCGGACTGTCAATATGTGAACCGATAATATTTAATCCCTCTTCCAAAGGTTTTTCTCCGATTACAGCCATTACCAAAGCTTTGTTATTTTTATTAAAATAAACCTTATCCCCCGGAACAAGTTTTTCTGTTTTTAAGAGATCTTTAAACCCCCGGGTATTAGCATAATCAATACTGTACCAAACACTTTCTCTTTCTGTTTTAGCTTTATTAAGATACTCCTTATAGTCTTGCGCAAAGTCATAAACATTTTTCTTTTCTTGGTCATTAAGTTTCTCCCAAACGTTCTGCCTCTCATAAAATAATTTTTTATTATTAGCCAAATTTGACATCTCCTTATTCTAAATTTCTATTAATTGATTGGATTTTGGCAGGGGTATACCGGGGAAAAAATCAATTATAAAATCTGAAAGACCTTTAAAATATGGTACTAATCTTGAACTATCCCAAGCATTTAACCAAATATAACCTAATTTACCGCTGTCTCCGGTAATCTCCGTAAAGCTCTGCAGTGGTGTTAACAAAACTAAAAATACTACAATTATTAATAATCCTCTAATTAGGCCAAAAACAACTCCCCCTATACGATCTAACGGTCCCAGCAAAGTAAAAGCTGCCAGGCCGGAAATTATAGTTCCGATCAATTGGACAATCCTTGCAGTGACCAATAGTAAAAATAAAAAAACAATAATTTGTAATAAATTTATAGCCAGAGTACTGCTAATTTCACCGGTAACAGGAGTTTTTACGCTGTCAAATAATAATAATTCTAAGTTTTGCAGCCGGGCGGAAATCCATACAGATATCCGCTCAACCCAATGCCAGTGCTCACTTAAATAATCTGCCAATGGCCGGCTATATTGATTAGCCACTAATAATCCGGCCATGATACTTATTAAGCGGGTAAAACTTAAGATCATCCCGGTAAAAAATCCTTTAATGCCGGAAAGGATAAATATAGCTAAAATTATGATATCCAGCCAATTCAATTAATATCACCTCATCAACCATTACTGCTCTTACCTGCCTATACACCCTTACCGGTTATCTTTTTAATAAACTGTACCCTGGAAATACCAGCAGGGCCAGCAGGATTACCAGTCCGGCATAACCAAATAACGGGTAAATTATCTTCACTAATTCACCAAAATTAAATACAGTTAAAGGAAGCACAAATAAACAAACTATTACTCCTAATGTTTTATAACTTTTACTGTTCTGAACAGTAAAACGACTGACAAATCCGTGTACATTAGCTATAGCAGTTGTAATCATTGCCATCCACACTAAAAAACCAAAGCCATAATGAAATTTAGAACCTAATTGATTAGCTATATAAAGTAACGGTATTTCATACTCAGTTATCTCCGGGTAATAAGACAGTTCAGCCAGTGCTATAAAACCCGCAGACAAACCTAATATCAAACCTCCCCAAATACCGCTCACAATACCTATTCTTGTATTTATGTTTTTTCCTAAAGTTGATAAAACAGCTAAGGAGACAATCATATTATAAGAAACATATAAAATACCGGCTAAAAACCAGTTTGAAACAAAGTTATTTGTATACGTTATTTCCAAAACATTATAACTTACACCACACCGGTTAAATATTGCTAATATTGATATAACTGTAACAGCCAGTAATTTTAAAGGTACAAGAATTACATTGGCCGCCAAAACCCTCTTTAGACCGCCTAAAATCACTATAACAGTAATACATAAAGCTGCTGTTATACCAACCTTTGAACTTAGACCAAGATGTTCGGAAAAGATAGCCCCACTGCCGGCAAACATAACACCCAGACCGCCAATAAGCATTAAAAGACTCAAAACATCTAATATTTTAAAACCAAATTTACCTAAAACGTACGGCAGTAAGTCTTGATAACCTGAAGTTTGATACTTAACTGCTAAAAACAAAACCAAAGCACCAAGATACGAAAATAACATTGTCGCTACAACTATTCCCCATATACCTAACCAGCCGTGACTTACAAAAAATTGCAATATTTCTTGTCCCGAAGCAAATCCCGCCCCAATAACTGCACCTATATATAATGAAGTTGTTTTAATAAGTAATATAATACTATTTTTTGATCTTATCATCCTTCCCTCCCACTAATTAATTACTTAAACAGATTTCTTTTAGCAATACCAATACTATGCAAATATTAATGGCCAATGAACCATAAAATTAATTTAATTGGAATAACAACTTACTTTTTTGGAAATAAATATATTAGCTGTTGTTATTTTTGGAGGGATGTTATATGGCAATTACAATTCCAAAAGAAGAATATATTGAAAATATAAAACTTCATATAGATGACCCGGTTGCAGTAGATGAGTTTAGTTGGAATCTGGTCAAGAGACTGCATAAATACGGTGTTAACAAAAACACTCCGGTTGTATTACTATGTATAGGTACTGACCGTTCTACGGGCGATTGCCTGGGACCCTTAATCGGCTCAAAACTGGCGGTGGAAAATAATAGATTTTTTAAGATTTACGGAACCTTGGAGCAGCCGGTACATGCCAGCAACCTGGATGAAAAAATCAAAGAAATACACACTAAATATCCCAATGCCTTTATCATAGCCGTGGATGCCTGCCTCGGTAAATTAGAAAATGTCGGTCATGTAACTATCGGAGACGGCTCTTTACAACCCGGCGCCGGAGTAAATAAAAACCTGCCACCAATAGGACATATTCATGTCACCGGTATAGTAAACGTTTCCGGCTTTATGGAGTATTTAGTATTACAAAATACACGTTTAAATATGGTTATGAAAATGGCTAATATGATTGCTGAAGGTTTTAACGCATCAGCTTTAAAGTTCCAGCAGGAAACTTACGTACAATAAATAAAAACCCGGGGCTGTAAACCCCGGGTTTTTATTTATTGTATTTATATTATAAAAAAATTTCCTAAGTAAATTGTTTTATCTCTTTAAAAACTTCCTGAGTCGTTTTACCACTGGCATTAACAACCGGTGCTTTAGTAGTAATGTCCTGCATATTCATAACATTATTATCCAGGCCGGTAGTAACTATCACTGCAGCACTTTGAGCTTGACTGGGAGTTACAACTTTATAGCCTTCCTTTTGCAAAGTTTCCTTAATTTCTGTAAGGCCGTCTTCTACAGCAACTGTTTTCTTATTCAATTTTTCACCCCCCTGATACTAAATAACTTCAGTATTATTTTCTATTTCTTCGTAGGAAATTATACTTCCTTATGTAACCCAAACTTTTGCATATTAGTAATAACTTCTTGATCAGAGTTTTGCTCAAAATTTTCATAAAACTGACCAACTGCGTAAAATTCTTCAGGTATATATAAGCACTTTATTATATCAACCTTGTTTTTTAAATTATTAATAATATCCGGCGGGGCTACGGGTATCGCCAATATAATTTGATCAGGGTTAAATCTTTTTTTATATAAGCAATTGCCGCAAAGACGGTATACCCTGTGGCAATTCCATCATCAACTAAAATAATATTTTTCAGGTTATAATCAGGATAAGAATTATTATTTCTATACAATTCCATACGCCTATTAATTTCTTTAATTTCATTTTTTATTTGCTCCTGAAAATCATCCTTAGTTAACCCCAGTCTTTCAAGTAATTCTTTGGCAAAGATTACTGTACCATCCTGAGCTACCGCACCTACTGCAACTTCCGGATTAAAAGGGGCACCAATCTTTCTTGGAATAATTAAATCAAGGTCTAATTCTAACTTTTGGGCAATTTCTGCACCAACTATCACACCGCCCCGGGGTATAGCAAAAATTATACTCTCTGATAATTTATATTCCGCTAATTCCCGGGCTAATTTTTTCCCTGCATCTCTACGATCTTTAAATATTATTGAATTCACCCCCGTTTAACAGCTTATATTTATTTTTTGTTACTATTTAATAAAATACCGGGTTCGGAACGAGTGGGAATACCACAGCACACCCGTCTTAGCAGCACCAACCTTTACTTTTAGAATTGCTAAGCTAAATTTTTTATACAGTTCACTTGTAAAAGTTTTAGTATGGGGATATATTTTACATATACATAAAATAAGAGGTGTTCCTTATTGAAAATTTTGTATTTTGATTGTTTTGCCGGTATTAGTGGTGACATGACTTTGGGAGCCTTAATAGACTTGGGTGTTAATCCTAAAAAAATTCAAGAAGAACTTATCAAAATTAATATATCCGGCTATCGAATGGATATTTCTAAAAAATCTTCCTATGGAATCGAGGCTACACGGGTTAATATCGAAGTTACTGAAGAACAACCGACCCGCCACCTTTCAGATATTCTCAATATAATAAACACCAGTAACTTAACTAAACAGGTTAAAGAATTAGGTATCAAAATATTTAATAAACTGGCAGCTGCTGAAGCCAAAGTCCATGGCACGCCTATTGAGCATGTCCATTTTCATGAAGTAGGGGCTGTCGATTCGATTATTGATATAATGGGTTCAGTTATAGCCTTAAAAGAACTAGATATTGATTACATACAATCATCACCATTACCGGTTGGTTCCGGCTATGTTAAATGCCGGCATGGTTTGTTACCGGTCCCTGCACCGGCTGTGGCTGAATTATTAAAAGGTGTTCCTTTAAATAACCTCGATGTAAAAGGCGAATTAGTAACTCCCACCGGGGCAGCATTAATTACGGGTTTTGTAAATAAATTTGTTCGTCATATACCAAATATAACAGTTAAATCTATCGGTTATGGTATGGGAAGTAATGATTTTGGTTTTCCAAATCTTCTTAGAGTTTTTTTAGGGGAGTCTATAGATGATAATCAAGATTTACATAGTTCTATCATAATTCTGGAAACTGCAGTGGATGATCTAAATAATGAATTTTTACCTTACATAATGGAAAGATTATTTTCAGCCGGAGCACTGGATGTATATTTTAAACAAATTATTATGAAAAAAGGGCGTCCCGGTACTTTAATAACCGTTTTATGCAGTGAAAACCAAAAAGATAATTTAATTAATATTTTATTTACTGAAAGTTCTACTCTGGGTATAAGAATTAAAAAAGAATACAGAATTGAAACTCACCGTAAGTTAATTAAAGTAGAGACACCCTATGGAAAAGTGCAGGTAAAAATAGCTTATAGAGCACCCAATAAACAACCCTGCCAGATTTCCCCCGAGTATGAAGACTGCCGTAAAATTTCTTTAAAAAAAAATATCCCTCTGGCCGAGGTTTATTATGCAGCCATTTCTGCCGCTAAGAAAGAATATTTAACTTAAATACCCGGAGTGTATTATTAATATTTAATATTGTATAATATTACCATTTATTATTATAAAAAATATCCCTAAATTTTTTTAGGGATATTTTTATATTTATTAAATTTTTTTAGTGTGCTTAATGTCAGTCAGTAATAAAATGTTCCACGTGGAACATTCAATGATTTATAAGCTTATTATTCATTAATTTCAAAATTCTGCTTAACTCATCCTTGTTTTTATATTCTATTTCAATTTTACCTTTGCCTTTTTTATTTACTTTTATATTAACCCTGGTATTAAATAAATTATTTAATTTATTCTCTAAATTTATAAAATAATCGTCTTTAACTATAACTTTCTTCTTTGTTTCTTTTTTATTTAAAATATCCTTTATCAACTTTTCAGTATCTCTAACACTTAAATTATTCTCGGCTATTTTTTCAGCAACTTGGATCTGCATTCCCGGGTCTTCTAATGCTAATAAGACTTTTGCATGTCCGGTTGAAATAACATTATGAATTAACATATCTTTTATTTCATCGGGCAAAGTTAATAAACGTATATGATTTGCAATAAACGGTCTACTTTTACCAACCCTGTTAGAAACCTCCTCCTGTGTTAAACCAAAGGTATCCATCAATTTTTTATAAGCGATGGCTTCTTCTAAACAATTAAGATCTTCACGCTGCACATTTTCAATTAAAGAAATAGCAGATGCCTCAATATCACTATATATTTTAACAATGGCCGGTATTTGATCTAAACCAAGTTTTTTACAGGCACGCCACCTGCGTTCACCGGCAATTAACTCATAATTACCGTTAGGTAACGGCCTTACTACGATAGGCTGTACAACACCATGTTCATTAATGGATTTTTTTAATTCCTCAAGCTTTTCTGAATTAAAATCAACTCTGGCTTGTCTGGGATTGGGATAAATAGCATCTACCGAAATATATCTTAACTGTTGGTGATTATCCTTTTCTTGTACTTGTCCGATTTGATCACCGGAATCAATAGCCGGCAGCAATGCACCCAAACCTTTACCTAAACCTCTTTTTTTATTCAATTCCCATCACTTCCTTTGCTAACTCCTGGTATACTTCAGCCCCCCTGGAACGACGATCATATAACATAACTGGTTTACCATGGCTGGGAGCCTCACTAAGCCGTACATTCCTGGGAATTATCGTTCTATAAACTTTATTTTTAAAAAATTTCTTTACTTCATCCACCACCTGTATAGACAGATTAGTACGACCATCAAACATAGTTAAAAGTACACCTTCTAAAGTAAGTTGGGAGTTTAAACGTTGCTGTACCAATTTAATCGTATTCATTAATTGACCTAAACCTTCTAAAGCATAATACTCGCATTGAAGAGGAATAAGTAATGTATCAGCAGATGATAATGCGTTTAAAGTTAATAAACCAAGTGAAGGAGGACAATCTATAATTATGTATTGATATTCTTCTTTAACATCTTTGATTAAATTTTTTAAAATAAGTTCCCTTTGAGGAATTGATACCATTTCAATTTCAGCACCTGCTAACTCCACTGTAGCAGGAATGAGATATAATCCTTCAATATTAGTTTTTTTTCTAATATCAACCAGTGATCGATTATTAATCAAAGTATCATATATACAATATTCCAGTTTATTTTTATTAATTCCCAATCCACTGGTGGCATTCCCTTGCGGGTCAATATCAATTAACAAGACCTTTTGACCTAAAAGGGAAAGCCACGCACTTAAATTTACAGCTGTAGTCGTCTTACCTACACCGCCTTTTTGATTTGCTATAGCTATGGTCTTTCCCATTTAAAGCACTCCTTATAATATCAAACTAAAAACTGGTTTAGTTATTTAACTACTTATTCAACGTAATAATAACAGTTCCTTCTATTTTTTAATAATGCATTCCAATTTAAAGATAAATCCCGGTGTTGAGAATAAAGATAGCCCTCCAACTGTCCAAAAAATTAAGGAGTTGAGGGCCTCTTATTGATATAATTATCCAGCCTTTTTATTTGCCTCACCTCTCAGGTGTTTCACTTCAATGGCTTTTTAGCCGGAATACCGGCTCTGCGAGGGTATTTATCAGGAGTAGGGGAGATTTTTTTTATAGCAATTAATGTTCTCTCCTCACCGGATAATGGCAGCTTCATCGAATAAACTTCTTTAATTTCTCCCCCTAATATAGTAATAGCCTTTTTAGCTTCATTTATTTCCTGTTCAGCCATTGGTCCTTTTTGAGCCACAAAAATACCGTTTATTTTAACCATTGGTAAACAGTACTCCGCTAAAACAGCCAAATGAGCAACCGCTCTGGCTGTAACCCGGTCAAAATTCTCTCTAAATTCAGGCCGGTGACCGGCATCTTCAGCACGGCTATGATGAACTTTAACGTTTTTCAAAGTTAATTCAGCTGCCACCCTATTTAAAAAGTTAATTCTTTTTTGTAAAGAATCCAGTAACACCAGGGATAAATCGGGTTTTAGTATTTTTAACGGAATTCCGGGAAAACCAGCACCAGTACCAACATCAAGTAAACTTAAGTTTCCGTCGAAGGATGTTACTTTGATACAGCTAAGAGAATCCAGAAAATGTTTTGTGACTACTTCATAACAGCCGGTTATTGCAGTTAAATTACACTGTTCATTACCTGCTAACAGTAATTGATAATATTGTTCGAACCGCTGTATTTGTTCACCGGATAAATATATATTAAACTCTTTAACTCCTTTTAGAAGATATTTTTTCAATTTATTACACTCCTGCTTCACTGACAGATTTATTACTCCTTCTAATTTGCTCTAAATATACCAGTAACACAGATATATCTGCCGGGTTAACTCCTGAGATTCTGGAAGCCTGTCCGATAGATAAGGGTTTGATTTTATTTAACTTTTGCACAGCCTCAGCAGCCAGCCCCCTGACTTCGGCATAATCAAGGTCTTCAGGTAAACGCCTGCCTTCCATTTTTTTAAAACGTTCCACCTGATTCAACTGTTTCTTAATATAACCTTCATATTTAATTTGAATTTCAACTTCTTCTTGTATATCTTCAGGTAAATCCGGGTTATTATCGTCAATTTGCATTAAATTAGAATACTTAATCTCAGGCCTTCTTAACAATGCAGCCATGGATATACCCTGCTGAATACTTGATGTACCGGTATTTCCTAATATTTTTTTAATCTTATCATTAACCGTTATGGTAGATTTATTTAATCTTTCTATCTCTGCATTTATTTTTTCCCGTTTAGCAACAAAATGACCATACCGGTCCGGTTTTATTAAACCAACTTCATACCCTTTATCAGTTAATCTCAAGTCCGCATTATCCTGTCTTAATAACAACCGGTATTCGGCCCGGGAAGTCAGCAGTCGATAAGGTTCATTAGTCCCTTTTGTTACTAAATCATCTATTAATACTCCAATATAAGCATCAGCCCGGGATAAAATCAGCGGTTCTTTCTCTTGAATATATAACACAGCATTTATACCCGCAATTATACCCTGAGCTGCGGCTTCTTCATAACCGGATGTACCGTTAATTTGCCCGGCAGTAAATAATCCTTTAATTTGCTTAGTTTCCAAAGACATCTTTAACTGAGTAGGTATCAGATAATCATATTCAATAGCGTAACCGGTACGCATAATTTCTACCTTTTCAAGACCGGGGATAGTTCTCAGCATAGCTAATTGAACATCTTCAGGTAAACTGGTAGAAACACCCTGAATATACATTTCATTAGTACTTAAACCTTCCGGTTCGACGAATACCTGATGATTAGTTTTTTCCGCAAACCGCACAACTTTATCTTCAATGGAGGGACAATAGCGCGGGCCGGTACCTTCAATGATACCGGCATATAAAGGTGATCGATGTAAATTATCTTTAATGATTTGATGTGTTTTTTCATTAGTATAAGTCAGCCAGCAGGGTACCTGCTCACGTCTTGAAACCGGTGAAACAAATGAAAAATTATGTAATCGTTCATCTCCGGGCTGAACAGTCATTTTGCTAAAATCAATACTGTTTTTATTAACTCTGGGCGGCGTACCTGTCTTAAATCTGCCTAATTCAAAACCCAACTCCCTTAAGCTGTCAGACAATCTTACTGAAGGAAACTGTCCCTGGGGTCCACCGGGAAAAGCCCGGTCACCGATAATAATTCGTCCTTTTAAATATGTACCTGTAGTAAGAATAACAGCCCGACACAGAAACTTTGCTCCCAGGCTGGAAACAACTCCGGTAATTTTATCACCCGATACTAATAACCTGTCAACTGTTAACTGCTTTAAATCAAGATTTTCTTCATTCTCTAGTATTTTTTTCATAGATGTATGGTATAAATTTTTATCTGCCTGAGCCCTTAAAGCATGTACTGCCGGTCCTTTACCTGTATTAAGCATCCGCATCTGAATAGCCACGCGATCAGTATTTAAACCTATTTCTCCACCCAGAGCATCTACCTCTCTGACCAACTGGCTTTTAGCAGGTCCTCCCACTGCCGGGTTACAAGGCATTAATCCGACATTACCCAGATTTAAAGTTACTACTAAAGTTTTACAGCCCATCCGGGCCGCAGCCAGTGCAGCTTCACACCCGGCATGCCCGGCACCAACTACAATAACATCATATTCTCCGGCCAAGTATTCCAAATAACCCACCTCATTTACCAATACAAAAATCTGCAAAAATCTTATCAATAATATCCTCACTAATAGTAGAACCGTTTATTTCCCCTAAAACCTCCCATGCCGCTCTTAAATCAATGGAAATAATGTCAGCCGGGGTTCCGGCCATGATTCCGGCCTGAACATCCTCAAGGTGTTTTTTTGCTCTACTCAACGCATTTTTATGCCTAACGTTGCTAATTAAAATCCTGTCAGAAGCAACAACCTCTCCCTCAAAAACCTTATTAGCAATAGCGTCTTCAAGTTCATCAATCCCGGTGTTGTTCAAAGCCGATATTTTTATCAGCACCATATTAGGGTACAAACCTCTTAATTTTTCAGTTAATACATCTGCTTTTACAAGATCTATCTTATTTATAATTAAAATTAATTTCTCTCTTTTTATATGAGATAATATTTCCTTATCCGAATCTAACAGACCGGTATCAGCATCGACCATATATAATATGAGGTCTGCTTGCTCTAATAATTCATGTGATTTTTCTACACCTATCTTTTCAACCGGATTGTCAGTTTCTCTAATACCGGCAGTATCAATAATCTTTAACGGAATCCCTTTAATATTAATATATTCCTCAATGACATCCCGTGTCGTACCGGGTATATCAGTAACAATAGCTCTTTTTTCGCGTACTAAAGCATTAAGTAAAGAAGATTTTCCTACATTCGGTTTACCCGCAATGACAGTAGCCAAACCGTCACGGTATATTTTACCGGTTTGAGCGGATTTTATTAAATTATTTAATTCCATTAATAAATCAGATATATTTGAAGAAATTTTCTCCAAAGAAGAAGCTTCTATATCCTCTTCAGGAAAATCTATCACCGCTTCAATCCGGGCCAGTAAATTTAAAAGTTCATTTTGAAATTCATTTATTTTTTCAGATAAATTACCTTTTAACTGATTTACGGCCAACTGCAGGCCATCTTCAGTCTTTGCTCTAATGATGTCTATTACTGATTCAGCCTGAGCCAGATCTAACCTGCCATTAATAAAAGCACGTTTAGTAAATTCTCCGGGTTCAGCCAACCTGGCCCCGCAAATTAATACCAACTCTAATATTTTTTTTAAGGGAACAATTCCCCCATGGCAGTTTATCTCAACAACATCTTCCCTGGTATAACTGGCAGGGGACCTCATAATTCCCAATAAAACTTCATCTATTATTTTTTCATCCCGTGGATCCCTAATATGACCGTAAATTAATCTGTGATTAGGTCCTTTATCCCAGTCTGTTTGATATTTACTTACAAACAATTCTTTGGCAATCCTTAATGCAGCAGAGCCACTGATGCGCACAATGCCAATTCCACCTTCACCAAGAGGAGTAGCAATGGCAGCAATAGTATCTTCCAACAAATTAGAAGCCCCCATAACTATATATTTTTAAAAACCCAGCACCAGTTAAACTGTTGCTGGGTAAACAAAAGCTATTTTTTAGGTGAAATCACAATCTTACGATAAGGTTCTTCACCTTCACTAAAGGTATAAATATCATCAAAACTTTGTAATGCAGTATGTATTATCCGCCTTTCTTGTGAATTCATAGGCTCTAATACAATATTTCTTCCCTTTTGCCTGGCTTTATTGGCCAATTTGACAGCAAGCCTTTGTAGAGTTTCCTCTCTTCTTTTTCGATAACCTTCAACATCTAAAATTATTTTTCTTCTCTCAGTACTATTTTTATTAACGGATAAATTGATCAAATACTGTAAGGCATCCAAAGTTTCCCCGCGGCGCCCGATCAAAATACCCAAATCTTTTCCCTGTAAATTTATTATCGAGAATGTTTCTTTTTCATCAACATCAAAAACAACTGGTAAATCCATAGCATTAACTATATTTTTTAATAAATTAACAGCATTTTCTGAAGGACTGCTCTGTAAAATCACCTTAACTCTGGCGGGTTTTGAACCAAAAAATCCAAATAATCCTTTAGAAGGGTTTTCAAGAATTTCTACTTCTACCTTCTCCCTACTAACACCGAATTCGGCCAGTGCAGCATTAACGGCATCATCAATAGTCTTACCTGTCTTCTCAATAACCTTCACTTTCCGGTTACTCCCTCCTTGAGCCCAACAGCTTGCTTATTAATATAATATTGCTGAATAGCACCGACTACGTTAAAAACAACCCAGTATAAAGCAAGTCCGGCAGGCACCGTGCTGCTAATCCAAGCGATAAATATGGGCATAGTTATCAGCATAATTCTCTGTGTAGGGTCAGCAGTTGAAGTAGTTAACTTTGATTGTAAATATGTCGTAACACCTGCCAATACCGGCAATATATAATAAGGATCTACTTTACTAAGATCAGCAACCCATATAAAAGTTGCGTGCGCCGTATCAATATAATCAATTTTAAATAAAGCCCGGTACAAAGCAATAAGTATCGGCATTTGAATAATCAGCGGCAAACAGCCGGCCATTGGGTTAACATTGTTTTCTTTATACATTTCCATGATTTTTTGCTGCATCTTTTGGGGATCTTTACCTTTATACTTATTTTGAATCTCTTTAATTTTTGGCTGCAGCTGCTGCATAGCACGCATAGATTGCATTTGCTTTTTTGTTAACGGATATAAAGCAATTTTAATTATAATTGTTAACAAAATAATGGCTAAACCGTAATTTGGAAGACCAATATTACCGGTAAAAGTATATAGAATATTAATAAAGGCTATCATACCATCAACAAGTGCCTCAAAAATACCCAAACCATCCGCCTCCTTAAATAAATACCTACCTTAATATATTAAATGGGGTCATAACCGCCCGGATGAAACGGATGGCATTTCATTATGCGTTTAAAAAACAAGAAGCCGCCTTTAATAACCCCATACTTTTGAATCGCTAAAACAGCATATTGTGAGCATGAGGGGTAGAATCGACATGTAGGCATTTTTAATGGAGATATAAACTTTTGATAAATCTTAATTAAAAATATTAAAAACTTTCCCAAATTTTCATCTCCTAATTTTACTTAAAAACCTTAAGGGCTAATTTATTAAGGTGATTTTTAATCTGCCAAAAATTTTGATTCACAGCATCTTTTCTGGCTAAAATAACATAATCATACCCCAAAGGAAACAAATCATTATTTAAACGGCAAATTTCTTTTAAAGTTCTACGAATTTTATTACGTTTTACTGCTTTACCAACCTTTTTACTTACAGAAAAACCAAAACGACTTATATCTAATGAATTTTTTAGAGCAAATAAAACAAAATATTTATTCGCTACTGATTTTCCCGAATTGTAAACCCGTCTATAGTCCGAATTTTTTCTAAGAATAATAAAATCACCCATTTATACCTCTTA includes:
- a CDS encoding aminopeptidase, producing MSNLANNKKLFYERQNVWEKLNDQEKKNVYDFAQDYKEYLNKAKTERESVWYSIDYANTRGFKDLLKTEKLVPGDKVYFNKNNKALVMAVIGEKPLEEGLNIIGSHIDSPRLDLKPQPFYEKEGLALMKTHYYGGIKKYQWTSIPLALHGIVVKNDGTMVNIVIGEDEGDTVFTITDLLPHLAKEQMEKKMNEAVTGESLNILCGSLPVIDQDIKEKVKHVVLEYLYSTYGTIEEDFISAEIEAVPAWPARDIGFDRSLVGGYGQDDRVCAYTSLRAITDIKKPDRTSVIILADKEEIGSSGNTGMMSSFFENAVAELVFRAGGSYSDLVLRRTLANSRALSADVNAGIDPNYEHVMEEMNAARIGYGLVITKYTGSRGKNSANDAHAEFVGQVRQLFNKYNVGWQTGELGKVDQGGGGTIAAFMAALGMNVVDCGVALLGMHSTFEIAAKTDIYMAYKGYKAFLEN
- a CDS encoding CvpA family protein; the encoded protein is MNWLDIIILAIFILSGIKGFFTGMILSFTRLISIMAGLLVANQYSRPLADYLSEHWHWVERISVWISARLQNLELLLFDSVKTPVTGEISSTLAINLLQIIVFLFLLLVTARIVQLIGTIISGLAAFTLLGPLDRIGGVVFGLIRGLLIIVVFLVLLTPLQSFTEITGDSGKLGYIWLNAWDSSRLVPYFKGLSDFIIDFFPGIPLPKSNQLIEI
- a CDS encoding YkvI family membrane protein; the protein is MIRSKNSIILLIKTTSLYIGAVIGAGFASGQEILQFFVSHGWLGIWGIVVATMLFSYLGALVLFLAVKYQTSGYQDLLPYVLGKFGFKILDVLSLLMLIGGLGVMFAGSGAIFSEHLGLSSKVGITAALCITVIVILGGLKRVLAANVILVPLKLLAVTVISILAIFNRCGVSYNVLEITYTNNFVSNWFLAGILYVSYNMIVSLAVLSTLGKNINTRIGIVSGIWGGLILGLSAGFIALAELSYYPEITEYEIPLLYIANQLGSKFHYGFGFLVWMAMITTAIANVHGFVSRFTVQNSKSYKTLGVIVCLFVLPLTVFNFGELVKIIYPLFGYAGLVILLALLVFPGYSLLKR
- the yyaC gene encoding spore protease YyaC: MAITIPKEEYIENIKLHIDDPVAVDEFSWNLVKRLHKYGVNKNTPVVLLCIGTDRSTGDCLGPLIGSKLAVENNRFFKIYGTLEQPVHASNLDEKIKEIHTKYPNAFIIAVDACLGKLENVGHVTIGDGSLQPGAGVNKNLPPIGHIHVTGIVNVSGFMEYLVLQNTRLNMVMKMANMIAEGFNASALKFQQETYVQ
- a CDS encoding YkuS family protein, whose translation is MNKKTVAVEDGLTEIKETLQKEGYKVVTPSQAQSAAVIVTTGLDNNVMNMQDITTKAPVVNASGKTTQEVFKEIKQFT
- a CDS encoding phosphoribosyltransferase — protein: MNSIIFKDRRDAGKKLARELAEYKLSESIIFAIPRGGVIVGAEIAQKLELDLDLIIPRKIGAPFNPEVAVGAVAQDGTVIFAKELLERLGLTKDDFQEQIKNEIKEINRRMELYRNNNSYPDYNLKNIILVDDGIATGYTVFAAIAYIKKDLTLIKLYWRYP
- the larC gene encoding nickel pincer cofactor biosynthesis protein LarC yields the protein MKILYFDCFAGISGDMTLGALIDLGVNPKKIQEELIKINISGYRMDISKKSSYGIEATRVNIEVTEEQPTRHLSDILNIINTSNLTKQVKELGIKIFNKLAAAEAKVHGTPIEHVHFHEVGAVDSIIDIMGSVIALKELDIDYIQSSPLPVGSGYVKCRHGLLPVPAPAVAELLKGVPLNNLDVKGELVTPTGAALITGFVNKFVRHIPNITVKSIGYGMGSNDFGFPNLLRVFLGESIDDNQDLHSSIIILETAVDDLNNEFLPYIMERLFSAGALDVYFKQIIMKKGRPGTLITVLCSENQKDNLINILFTESSTLGIRIKKEYRIETHRKLIKVETPYGKVQVKIAYRAPNKQPCQISPEYEDCRKISLKKNIPLAEVYYAAISAAKKEYLT